Genomic DNA from Hymenobacter jejuensis:
ACAGGCCTTGGGGCCCCTCTCCTTTTTCTTTTCTCCACTACTCACAACCCTTTGTATATGAACCAGAAACGCACCTTCGGAGCTATTCTGACCATCTTGGGCATCATCGGCATCATTTACGGCGCACTCGGCTTTATGCACGTGGCCGGCGTCAAGCTCAGCACTGTAAATGCCATTGTACCCTTCGCGGTCGGCCTTATTTTCTTCTTCGCCGGCATCAATTTGGTGAAAGCCACCGGCGACAGAGCCTAAGTTCACAATCAGTTGATTACAAGATACTTACAAACAAAAAAGCCTCGGCGGTTGCCGAGGCTTTTTTGTTTGTAAGTACGGTCGGCTAGCCGTGCGAATCAATTCCCTGGCTGCGGGCAAAGGCCAGCAGAGCGGGGTCCAGTTGGAGCCAATTCGATTGGTACGCCACGCCCCGCGGCGCATGTGCATACACTACCGAGCCGCCATAAATAGCGCGGATGATGTCGGAACTTTCGTTGGAAGGCAAAGCCGGGCAGCCCTGGCTGCGGCCCAAACGGCCGTGCTCGCGCACAAAATCTTCGCTTACGTAATCGGCGCCGTGCACCACCACGGCGCGGGTAGCGGCGTTGGTGTTATAGCCGGGATCTACGCCTTTTAGCTTCAGCGACAAGCCGTGCTTGCCCGTGTAGGTGTGGCCCGTGACATAAAAGCCTAGGCTGCTCATTTCGGAGCCTTCGCGGTTGGAAAAAGCAGTGGCAAACTCTTCGCCGGTATTTTTGCCGTGGGCAACCAAGCTGTGAAACAACAGCCGCTGCTCACGCAAATCAATCACCCACAGCCGCTTTAGGCGGCTAGAGCGGTTGAAGTCGATGATGGTAAGCACATGCTGCGAGGGCGATATTACGCCGCGCTGCTGCAAGTTGTAAAACCCCACCAAAGCTTCGCGGTACACATCGGGAGCCAAATCAGCGGTTACCAATTTCGATTGCGCGTAGCTGCGCATGACGTGCTGCTCAAACGAAGCCAGGTATAACGTGCGGCGCGCTTCGTTCTCGATGCGGACCGCGGCAGCACCCGAGCCTGAGGAGGAAGCCGGACGGTTGGCAGCCGGCGAAGTCGCGGCCGGTAATAGTATGGAAGACAGCGAAATAAAAGCGCTGGCAAAGGCTGTTCGAAAGGAATTCATGGGTTGGGGCAGTCGCAACAGGTTGTTTTAAGTAGTGGCAGCTCCGGGCAAGCAAAACGAAAATAGTACTTTCGTGTCATTATAACGGTCCTCCTAACCGTCATAGTATCCGCGTCAGTTCCTATTCCTCAATTTGTTATGTTGTTTCGCCGATTGTTGCTAGTCCTCCCCGCCTTGGTGTTTGCCGGCTGTGGTCACTCGCTTTCCGAGCTGCCCGGCTTCGACGCGGCCGCGTGGCGCAGCGATCGTTTTGCCTGCCAAAACAAGCGCGCTGCGCTGCTGCCCGCCCTCGAAAAATCGCGTGACCAGCTTTACGATAGCCGTACCAGCGACATCGACGGCATCTTGGGCCACCCCGACGAGGAGGAGCTAGCCGACCAGAACCAGCGCGTGTATACCTATTACGTAGAACCTGGCCCCCAATGCGAGCCGGCTCATCTCCACTCGTCTGCCCGCAAATTCACGTTGCGCTTTAGCGCTACCGGCACCGTGATCGAAGTGCAGTACCTGCGCTGAGGCGGGTATCTAATTTTAGCTAGCCTTATATGCAAAAAGGCGGCTCCGAGGTTTGGAGCCGCCTTTTTGCATATAAGGCTAGTAAAGCTTTCGGTGCGAATTAGCCGACGCCATTTTCGCCGGAGTCAGACTTGGGCTGCTCATCCTGTGGCTGCTCGTTGCGGAGCAAGCTCAGCTGAGTAGGCGTCAGGATGCGGCTGCATTCGCTTTCGTATTGCGCTTCTAGCTCAGCCATTTTGGCTTGGCGCAGTGAGCTGTTATCGCGGTACTGCCACTGGATCTCGTCGGCCTGGGCAAGCTTGATGCGGTTGATGTTGCGGAGCTTAATATATTGACCCTCATTGAGTTGCAATTTACCACTCATATCGCGGGTAAGGGAAGTCACCCGATTTTCGGCGGGCTCGCCGGTGCCGGGCAGTTCGGCGTGGCGGTCACTTCTTTGGGCAGCAGCGGAACCAGCAACTCCCAGAAAGAACAGGCAGGTTACTAAAGCAGATTTCATAAAAACGGTGGTAGAAAGGTTGGCGGGGTAGAACTACGGTACTCTTACGGAAGAGCTTAACAAAAGATCTTAAACTTAGATTATTTATTAATTTCCT
This window encodes:
- a CDS encoding murein L,D-transpeptidase catalytic domain family protein: MNSFRTAFASAFISLSSILLPAATSPAANRPASSSGSGAAAVRIENEARRTLYLASFEQHVMRSYAQSKLVTADLAPDVYREALVGFYNLQQRGVISPSQHVLTIIDFNRSSRLKRLWVIDLREQRLLFHSLVAHGKNTGEEFATAFSNREGSEMSSLGFYVTGHTYTGKHGLSLKLKGVDPGYNTNAATRAVVVHGADYVSEDFVREHGRLGRSQGCPALPSNESSDIIRAIYGGSVVYAHAPRGVAYQSNWLQLDPALLAFARSQGIDSHG